TTAGCAAATATAATTCCCATTTTTTGTAATTGTGCACCGCCACCTTCGTAGTCATACACTGCTTCGGCGATACCATTAAAACAGCGGGAAACTAAAATAATAGGAACAGATTGAGCCAATAACTTTTTGAGAGGTGGAAGGGTATCTGGCGGCAAATTACCTGCGCCAAGAGCTTCAATAACTAAACCATCAATATTGCTTTGGGAGAGTGCTTCAAATAACTCACCATGCATTCCAGCGTAGGCCTTAACGATGGGAATCATACCGTCAACGCTATCAACATCTATATGTGTAGTAGGTAACACTTCTTGCATAAAAATAATCCGACTCTTTGTCACCAAGCCAATCGGTCCGAGTGTTGGTGTTCTAAAAGTAGCAACATTGGTAGTATGCGTTTTAGTCACATATCGGGCTGAGTGAATTTCGTCATTCATCACCACTAATACGCCTTTATCTATTGCTTCTTCGCATGCAGCAACACGAATAGCTGTGACAAAATTGTAGAGACCGTCGCTTCCAAGTTCATTGCTTGAACGCATTGCTCCAGTTAATACGATCGGTAGTAAATGTCCAATCGTAGTATCTAGGAAAAAAGCAGTTTCTTCTAATGTATCGGTACCATGGGTGATAACGACACCATCACAACCGCTAAGTTTAGCATCTTGAATTCGGACTTTTAATTGTAACATCTCAGTTGGTGTTACATGAGGGCTAGGTAAATTAAAAATATCTTCGACCACCAACTCAACGTCAGCAGGAATTTCCAAATTGGCATCCATTAAAGGATTGGCTACATCAGGACTAACACCACCAGTTAAATGGTCTTCTTTCATGGCAATCGTGCCCCCTGTATGCAAAACAAGTAATTTCTTCATCGTATTTTCCTTCCTTACTTTAAATCGTAATAAACGATGTACAGTGTTTATTGTAGCTGATTGTATTCAGATAAACTAGTCGGAAAATAGATTTTCCTATTTTAGAATTCGTGCAATTTTGAATCAGTGTGGTAAACTAAAACGTAGCAAAATGAAAAGGAAAAAAAGATGATTAAAGCAATTTTTTTTGATATTGATGGCACACTATTAGCAGACAATGGCAAGGTCTTAGCAAGCAGTAAGGAAGCCATAAAAAAAGCACAAGCAAAAAACATCTATGTTGGCGTGGCGACAGGACGTGATCCAGCAAAAGTAAAAGAACTATTAGGCGACGTTGGTTTGGATATGTTTGTAACGTATAATGGGCAGTTAGTTTATACATCTAAGCAGACAATTTATGCACAGTCTTTTAAGCCTGAAGTTTTAGAACAAGTAACACGTTTTGCCGATGCCCATAATCGTTCGATTAATTTTGGCACACGAAGTCTTGTGTCAGGCAGCCGTTTGATGCGATTGGGACAGTCAGCTATCGTCCAACGTTTCGCGCGTTTTATCCCAAGAAACTTTCCCGTTAAAACCATGCAAAATATTATGCAAGCCATAAGTTTTTATAAAAAAGATGATCACTATGAAAAAATGACAATTCTAAATCAACCGATCTACCAGTGCATGATGTTAAGTCCTGAATCTGAAACAGAACTCTTAAAACGTGAGCTGCCAGACTGTGGCTTTCATCGCTCGAATTCTTTTTCAGTCGATATTGTACCAAAGGGTGGATCGAAATTAAAAGGAATCGAAGTGTTCTTACAGCATAAAGGTATCGCAGTCTCTGAGGCAATGGTTTTTGGCGACCATTATAATGATATTTCGATGATTAAAGGCGTAGGCGTGGGTGTGGCTATGGGAAATGCCAAGCGGATGACTAAAGAAGCAGCCGACTATGTAACAGATACGAACAATCACAACGGTATTGCACAAGCATTACGATATTATCATATTATTTCGTAAGTAAATATCAATTGTACAAGCAAGGGGGCAATATAAGCTATGAAAAAACCAATTGAAATGGCAAATGAATTTCATCAGATTTTTGATCCGCGAATTCCTAATGAACCAACAGCTTTTCAATCTAAAGAAGCAATTTTTCGAGCTGGCTTCAAAATTGAAGAATTGGTTGAATTTATATATGAAAGTACAGACACTACTGTTGAATTTGAACAATCTGTTGTAAAGCTGCATGAAGCACTTGATGCGG
The genomic region above belongs to Enterococcus saigonensis and contains:
- a CDS encoding asparaginase — translated: MKKLLVLHTGGTIAMKEDHLTGGVSPDVANPLMDANLEIPADVELVVEDIFNLPSPHVTPTEMLQLKVRIQDAKLSGCDGVVITHGTDTLEETAFFLDTTIGHLLPIVLTGAMRSSNELGSDGLYNFVTAIRVAACEEAIDKGVLVVMNDEIHSARYVTKTHTTNVATFRTPTLGPIGLVTKSRIIFMQEVLPTTHIDVDSVDGMIPIVKAYAGMHGELFEALSQSNIDGLVIEALGAGNLPPDTLPPLKKLLAQSVPIILVSRCFNGIAEAVYDYEGGGAQLQKMGIIFANSINSQKARLKLLIAKNRQLTIAELKTFIEN
- a CDS encoding Cof-type HAD-IIB family hydrolase, encoding MIKAIFFDIDGTLLADNGKVLASSKEAIKKAQAKNIYVGVATGRDPAKVKELLGDVGLDMFVTYNGQLVYTSKQTIYAQSFKPEVLEQVTRFADAHNRSINFGTRSLVSGSRLMRLGQSAIVQRFARFIPRNFPVKTMQNIMQAISFYKKDDHYEKMTILNQPIYQCMMLSPESETELLKRELPDCGFHRSNSFSVDIVPKGGSKLKGIEVFLQHKGIAVSEAMVFGDHYNDISMIKGVGVGVAMGNAKRMTKEAADYVTDTNNHNGIAQALRYYHIIS